In Henningerozyma blattae CBS 6284 chromosome 6, complete genome, the following are encoded in one genomic region:
- the BUD22 gene encoding Bud22p (similar to Saccharomyces cerevisiae BUD22 (YMR014W); ancestral locus Anc_2.561), protein MAKDNLLFKLDNLEYQYKYLTGNISTFKPRYNSTTKFYNAKGKKTSKKVETILSQLNATQLSQKIIDLKFEIFNKKIHHLEKILNNLIFKQLNANLHNETYKNINVLKSIEKIFTLQNFVQMIIKSKIIKLSISKFEEALKKHHDIDQTKISDIKDPVELWFHNHEYWTFYNDKTNKFNPSKIWKDVVLTVEKSDQIISTMMNSKKLKDLLSNFNSGLDVFLNINKDIKKNKLDDDNTTNDDKIKSKSQTSTSTKRQLTEEELIEQYDGLLAASDDEESDSSIIDENVNYNEVTSDEDTIEDNSNITEKNLKSKNNVDSSSNDNVDSSSNDDDSIKLPKAKKQKIQLPELMGGYYSGDDDEEDIDLVEDKLAKKQISIEPVKKNRRGQRARRKIWEQKYGKEAKHIQRELKKQYEERQQRQLEYEARVAKRAARAAEDEAYRKEQEERKEFLNSIGNSKREKKPVAKTNAMENHPSWVAKKLAAEKLQNTKFKGKKITFD, encoded by the coding sequence ATGGCAAAGGATAATTTGTTATTTAAATTGGATAATCTAGAATATCAATATAAATATCTGACAGGTAACATCTCCACTTTCAAACCAAGATATAATTCAACAACTAAATTCTACAATGCAAAAGGCAAGAAGACTTCTAAAAAAGTGGAAACCATCCTATCACAATTAAACGCTACTCAATTATCGCAAAAGATTATCGATTTAAAATTcgaaatattcaataaaaaaattcatcatttggaaaaaattttaaacaatttgattttcaaacaattaaatGCAAATCTTCATAATGAAAcctataaaaatatcaacgTCTTGAAATCCAtcgaaaaaattttcacgTTGCAAAATTTTGttcaaatgattattaaatcaaaaattattaaattatctatatcgaaatttgaagaagctTTGAAAAAACATCATGATATTGatcaaacaaaaatttCAGATATAAAGGATCCTGTAGAGCTTTGGTTCCACAATCATGAATATTGGACTTTTTATAACGATAaaactaataaatttaatccAAGTAAGATATGGAAAGATGTAGTCTTAACAGTGGAAAAATCAGATCAAATCATTAGTACAATGAtgaattctaaaaaattaaaagatttattatccaattttaattcagGGTTAGATgtctttttaaatattaataaagatattaaaaagaataaattagatGACGATAATACTactaatgatgataaaattaaatcgaAATCACAAACCTCCACTTCTACAAAGCGTCAATTAACTGAAGAGGAATTAATTGAGCAATATGATGGGTTACTAGCAGCatcagatgatgaagaatccGATTCAAGTATAATAGATGAAAATGTCAATTATAATGAGGTTACATCTGATGAAGATACAATTGaagataattcaaatataactgaaaagaatttgaaatctaAGAATAATGTTGATTCAAGTTCGAACGATAATGTTGATTCAAGTTCGAACGATGATGATTCAATTAAACTTCCAAAAGctaagaaacaaaaaattcaattaccAGAATTAATGGGAGGTTATTATAgtggtgatgatgatgaagaggATATTGATTTGGTGGAAGATAAATTAGctaaaaaacaaatatcaattgaacctgttaaaaaaaatagacgTGGTCAACGTgcaagaagaaaaatttggGAACAAAAGTATGGTAAAGAAGCTAAACATATTCAAagagaattgaaaaaacaatatGAAGAAAGACAACAAAGACAATTGGAATATGAAGCTAGAGTGGCCAAAAGAGCCGCTAGAGCTGCAGAAGATGAAGCTTATAGAAAAGAACAGgaagaaagaaaagagTTTTTGAATTCAATTGGCAATTCAAAAAGGGAAAAGAAACCTGTGGCAAAGACAAATGCTATGGAAAATCATCCTTCTTGGGTAGCCAAAAAATTGGCTGCAGAAAAACTTCAAAATACAAAGTTTaaaggtaaaaaaattacatttGATTGA
- the SPC42 gene encoding Spc42p (similar to Saccharomyces cerevisiae SPC42 (YKL042W); ancestral locus Anc_2.563): MSQFQLPPTPKRYNGRSRSTGSDHFNNADIYSENRTPIRSGVDNYGYVPPKVKMTSEKFNELLEDNRKLFDIVRRKNNDIKYLQDELQKCDTLVKIMQQKLKKYKTLYTEEKNRVVDLEKIINTENTKKKNIDHSSSIESSTDEGPSFEIANDFIQIPKKQNNVQTNDNTSNDLKASNREMIIELKDMVNQLHRAILDEKKIEPKRHVSNDTASSSSNNIFNSIRSDNIPNNIDTNKMMTQNPTEEDIITKESEELIALEKQVNSLCRKLKIRDANDARRRSLHQQIRTLSDTLYRRNESPQSIDEAPKNNLNDINGIELSKSNPKSNISSLNLSNNSSQNFDLHSSPLSSQSHFHTSNPNLTPDIPDFSTPRI, translated from the coding sequence atGTCTCAATTTCAGCTGCCACCAACGCCAAAGCGTTACAATGGTAGATCTAGAAGTACTGGTAGTGATCATTTTAACAATGCAGATATTTATTCAGAAAACAGAACCCCGATTAGATCAGGCGTAGATAATTATGGGTATGTTCCTCCTAAAGTTAAGATGACCTCTGagaaatttaatgaattgcTAGAAGATAATCGCAAACTATTTGATATTGTTAGAAGGAAAAATAAcgatatcaaatatttgcaGGATGAATTACAGAAATGTGATACTCTTGTAAAAATTATGCAacaaaagttaaaaaaatataaaactcTTTATACAGAGGAAAAAAATCGAGTAGTTGATTTAgagaaaattataaatactgaaaatacaaagaagaaaaatatagatcATAGTAGTAGTATAGAGTCTTCGACTGATGAAGGCCCATCTTTCGAAATTGCCAATGATTTTATACAAATTCCTAAAAAGCAAAACAATGTTCAaacaaatgataatactTCCAATGATTTAAAAGCTTCAAATAGAGAAATGATAATAGAATTGAAAGATATGGTTAATCAACTTCATAGAGCAATATTAGAcgagaaaaaaatagaacctAAAAGACATGTTAGTAATGATACTGCATCTTCTTCAAGTAATAACATATTCAATAGCATAAGGTCTGATAATATACCTAATAACATCGACACAAATAAAATGATGACTCAAAACCCTACAGAAGAAGATATAATAACAAAAGAAAGTGAGGAATTGATTGCCTTAGAGAAACAAGTCAATTCTTTATGTCGAAAGCTTAAGATTAGAGATGCAAATGATGctagaagaagaagtttACATCAACAAATTCGTACTTTAAGCGATACTTTATATAGACGAAATGAATCACCTCAATCAATTGATGAGGctccaaaaaataatctCAACGATATAAATGGAATTGAACTTTCCAAGAGTAATCCAAAATCTAATATTAGCTctttaaatctttcaaataacTCATCACAAAATTTTGATCTTCATTCTTCTCCATTATCAAGCCAATCTCATTTCCATACTTCCAATCCTAATTTAACACCCGACATTCCTGATTTTAGTACTCCAAGAATCTAG
- the ANR2 gene encoding Anr2p (similar to Saccharomyces cerevisiae YKL047W; ancestral locus Anc_2.571) gives MNTTEDANQSFTNNLTNSLNAPKSKVPLIGLFLSQFDMKKGNTILWSQKTEDPAGKNLDLNGVEFKSLPSGIHEVAKDVILFTIPKPSNNETLDRYYGVACFQQNGQQISANTTDSHIARDKVKMYSIGAIVNSTPLTDDSEFTIQNLNIQMSSQYVSAHTYSKDLDTILSNWINKGDFNDFSMLEKFFVANNGKDLVEESNKNLNSSINNSNMLHELPSNDHMITLLPYWIRNLGPLLLPIWKACVARKRILIVNSPGRSFEYCNSLAYCLSILSAYPSNYSNKKLSSFIELLYTVGVSDMDYLQQYKNAGYIACTSDEVLVTRDYLYDLVLMINSLNASPILLTNKGTPFKSTWHDVNVYKLIMQNYLAEDISDKEEKRICTLSEGKTWLQFIIDNAYWITTAGYVKPAYEVYNNPLINPLYDPERSSSFEQSEYLSEKIMAEKITEYFQNRVNTIYNKLAYIIDDNFDVEEPQSVVSIPSSVLTDLDLDCFSSQDYRFLEFMCNKWFDKVTKVKYIECCGVTC, from the coding sequence atgaatacaACTGAAGATGCTAATCAGAGTTTCACCAATAACTTAACTAATTCACTTAATGCACCTAAATCTAAAGTACCTTTAATAGGCCTATTTTTAAGCCAATTTGATATGAAAAAAGGTAATACGATCTTATGGAGCCAGAAAACAGAAGATCCAGCTGGCAAGAACCTTGATCTAAATGGGgttgaatttaaatctcTCCCTTCTGGTATTCATGAAGTTGCAAAAGATGTTATACTTTTTACAATACCTAAACCCTCGAATAATGAAACTTTAGACAGATATTACGGGGTTGCCTGTTTTCAGCAAAATGGACAACAAATTTCAGCCAATACAACTGATTCACATATTGCTAGAGATAAAGTCAAAATGTACTCGATAGGTGCTATTGTGAACTCAACACCTTTAACAGATGATTCTGAGTTTACAATTCAAAATCTCAATATTCAAATGTCTAGCCAATATGTTAGCGCACATACCTATTCAAAGGATTTAGATACTATTCTATCCAATTGGATTAATAAGGGagattttaatgatttttctATGCTTgagaaattttttgttgCCAATAATGGTAAAGACTTAGTAGAAGAATCCAATAAGAACTTAAATTCAAGTATCAATAACTCAAATATGTTACATGAACTTCCCTCTAACGATCATATGATCACTTTATTACCATATTGGATTCGAAATCTTGGTCCATTACTATTACCAATATGGAAAGCATGTGTAGCAAGAAAGAGAATACTCATCGTCAACTCTCCAGGTAgatcatttgaatattgTAATTCCTTGGCATATTGTTTATCCATCTTATCAGCATATCCATCTAActattctaataaaaaattatcatcttTCATTGAACTTTTATATACTGTAGGTGTTTCAGATATGGATTATTTACAACAGTATAAAAACGCTGGATACATCGCATGTACAAGTGATGAAGTATTAGTAACTAGAGATTATCTATACGATTTGGTTCTTATGATCAATAGTTTGAATGCCTCACcaattttattaacaaACAAGGGTACACCATTTAAATCTACATGGCATGACGTTAACGTTTACAAATTAATTATGCAGAATTATTTAGCGGAAGACATCTCAGATAAAGaggaaaaaagaatatgtACTTTATCAGAAGGTAAAACATGGTTACAATTCATTATAGATAACGCCTACTGGATTACTACTGCAGGCTACGTAAAACCAGCATATGAAGTTTATAATAATCCCTTGATTAATCCATTATATGATCCAGAGAGATCTTCATCCTTTGAACAAAGTGAGTATTTATCAGAAAAAATCATGGCTGAAAAAATAACggaatattttcaaaacagAGTGAATACAATTTATAATAAGCTTGCTTATATAATTGACGATAATTTCGACGTCGAGGAGCCTCAAAGCGTTGTTAGCATCCCATCTTCCGTTTTGACCGATCTTGATTTGGATTGCTTTAGCTCTCAAGATTATCGTTTTTTAGAGTTTATGTGTAATAAATGGTTCGACAAAGTTACAAAAGTGAAATACATCGAATGCTGTGGGGTAACTTGTtga